A region of Microbacterium suwonense DNA encodes the following proteins:
- a CDS encoding RNA polymerase sigma factor, translated as MTAEDRRQRVERAVQEHAPALLGYFARRAVQREDAADLLAETLLVLWRRSRSLPDVDDEIRPWMFGIARNVLMHHRRHRARQGALVDRLRGILSTIPRPGFTDVSTYDDLHRAIAELSDTDRDIIGLVHWEGFSLIEVSRMLGMKEGTVRSRYHRARSALRESLSDDPPPPLERT; from the coding sequence ATGACCGCTGAGGACCGAAGACAGCGGGTGGAACGGGCGGTGCAGGAGCATGCGCCGGCGCTGCTGGGCTACTTCGCTCGACGCGCGGTGCAGCGCGAGGATGCGGCGGACCTCCTGGCAGAGACGCTGCTGGTGCTGTGGCGCCGCTCTCGTTCGCTGCCGGACGTCGATGACGAGATCCGCCCGTGGATGTTCGGCATCGCGCGGAACGTGCTGATGCATCATCGGCGGCACCGAGCTCGACAGGGCGCGCTCGTCGACCGGCTCCGCGGCATCCTCTCTACCATCCCGAGACCCGGATTCACGGACGTCTCGACCTACGATGACCTGCATCGGGCGATCGCCGAGCTCTCAGACACCGACCGCGACATCATCGGGCTCGTGCACTGGGAAGGCTTCTCGTTGATCGAGGTGTCGCGAATGCTCGGGATGAAGGAGGGCACCGTGCGCAGTCGCTATCACCGGGCTCGCTCGGCGCTACGGGAGAGCCTGTCAGACGACCCGCCGCCTCCCCTCGAACGGACATAG
- a CDS encoding NAD-dependent succinate-semialdehyde dehydrogenase, protein MSTALAPNEQDLLSRVPAGLFIAGEWSDASDGASFDVRDPATGEVIASIADATPADGIRALDAAVAAQDEWAATAPRTRSDILRRAFDLVQAHKEDLALLMTLEMGKPLAESRGEVAYGGEFLRWFSEEAVRIQGRYGSNPEGTGHMIVSQRPVGPSFFITPWNFPFAMATRKIAPALAAGCTVVVKPAALTPLTTIFFAKLLEEAGLPAGVVNVVQTSSSSKLSGPVIADPRLRKLSFTGSTEVGRKLIAQAADGILRVSMELGGNAPFVVFEDADLDKAVDGAMAAKFRNIGQACTAANRFIVHEDVADEFARRVAERVQKMKIGRGTEEGVVIGPLIDADAVAKAQELVGDAVQRGARVLAGGNALDGAGTFYEPTVLTDVVAGSEILREEIFGPVLAIARFSDEAEAVRLANDTEYGLVGYVFTENLARGHRMIDALETGMMGLNVGVVSNAAAPFGGVKQSGIGREGGAEGIHEYLSTKYTLLPNS, encoded by the coding sequence ATGAGCACCGCACTCGCACCCAACGAGCAGGATCTTCTCAGCCGCGTCCCCGCCGGGCTGTTCATCGCCGGCGAATGGTCCGACGCCTCGGACGGGGCGAGCTTCGATGTGCGCGACCCCGCCACCGGAGAGGTGATCGCCTCGATCGCCGATGCGACGCCTGCCGACGGCATCCGTGCTCTCGACGCCGCCGTGGCGGCGCAGGACGAATGGGCGGCCACCGCGCCCCGCACCCGCAGCGACATCCTGCGCCGCGCCTTCGATCTCGTGCAGGCGCACAAGGAGGACCTCGCGCTGCTGATGACGCTGGAGATGGGCAAGCCGCTGGCGGAGTCCCGCGGCGAGGTCGCCTACGGCGGCGAGTTCCTGCGCTGGTTCAGCGAGGAGGCCGTGCGCATCCAGGGCCGCTACGGCAGCAACCCCGAGGGCACCGGCCACATGATCGTGTCGCAGCGACCGGTGGGACCGTCGTTCTTCATCACCCCGTGGAACTTCCCGTTCGCGATGGCCACCCGCAAGATCGCTCCGGCGCTGGCGGCCGGCTGCACCGTCGTGGTCAAGCCCGCCGCCCTGACGCCGCTGACGACGATCTTCTTCGCGAAGCTGCTGGAAGAGGCGGGGCTGCCCGCCGGCGTCGTCAACGTCGTACAGACCTCGTCGTCGTCGAAGCTGTCTGGCCCGGTCATCGCCGACCCGCGACTGCGCAAGCTGTCGTTCACCGGATCGACCGAGGTGGGCCGCAAGCTCATCGCGCAGGCCGCCGACGGCATCCTGCGGGTGTCGATGGAGCTGGGCGGCAACGCCCCATTCGTCGTCTTCGAGGACGCCGATCTCGACAAGGCCGTGGACGGCGCGATGGCGGCGAAGTTCCGCAACATCGGGCAGGCGTGCACGGCTGCGAACCGCTTCATCGTGCACGAGGACGTCGCCGACGAGTTCGCCCGCCGGGTGGCCGAGCGGGTGCAGAAGATGAAGATCGGTCGCGGCACCGAGGAGGGCGTGGTAATCGGTCCGCTCATCGATGCGGATGCCGTGGCGAAGGCGCAGGAGCTGGTGGGGGATGCCGTGCAGCGCGGTGCCCGGGTGCTGGCCGGCGGCAATGCGCTGGACGGCGCGGGGACGTTCTACGAGCCGACCGTGCTCACCGATGTCGTCGCCGGCAGCGAGATCCTGCGCGAGGAGATCTTCGGGCCGGTGCTCGCCATCGCGCGCTTCTCGGACGAGGCCGAGGCTGTACGCCTAGCCAACGACACCGAGTACGGACTGGTGGGCTACGTGTTCACCGAGAACCTCGCCCGCGGGCACCGCATGATCGATGCGCTGGAGACGGGCATGATGGGACTGAACGTGGGCGTGGTCTCCAACGCGGCGGCGCCGTTCGGCGGGGTGAAGCAGTCCGGCATCGGCCGCGAGGGCGGCGCCGAGGGCATCCACGAGTACCTGTCCACCAAGTACACCCTGCTCCCCAACTCCTGA
- a CDS encoding PucR family transcriptional regulator ligand-binding domain-containing protein has product MEEPTLRTLLGQRDLRLRLISDQRMLPAGALEHPLRWVHSSDLADPTPFLADDLVLLTTGSQFADDDATGAAAYVSRLHDRGVRGLGFGTDVHRAGVPAELVEACAEAALPCSRFPT; this is encoded by the coding sequence ATGGAGGAACCGACGCTGCGAACGCTGCTGGGTCAGCGCGACCTGCGGCTGCGGCTGATCTCGGACCAGCGGATGCTGCCGGCCGGCGCGCTGGAGCATCCGCTGCGCTGGGTGCACAGCTCGGACCTGGCCGACCCCACCCCATTCCTCGCCGACGACCTGGTGCTGCTGACCACCGGCAGCCAGTTCGCAGACGACGACGCGACCGGCGCTGCGGCCTACGTCTCACGGCTGCACGACCGGGGAGTGCGGGGATTGGGTTTCGGCACGGATGTGCACCGGGCCGGCGTTCCGGCAGAGCTCGTCGAGGCGTGCGCCGAGGCCGCACTCCCCTGTTCGAGGTTCCCTACCTGA
- a CDS encoding aldehyde dehydrogenase family protein produces MTDYAVVNPATGETVARYDTFTDTQIEDAIARAASAAGTWAATAPADRAAVIRRIARLHRERTDELAAIIVREMGKPIAAAVGEVEFAADIIEFYATNIEQITADQQLAILAAGSAVVRRAPLGALLGIMPWNFPAYQVARFAAPNLAIGNTIILKHAPQCPESAAAIEAIYRDAGLPDGAYVNVYATNEQAATIIADPRVHGVSVTGSERAGAAVAEVAGRNLKKVALELGGSDPFILLSTDDLDAVVQNAVDARLDNNGQSCNGAKRFIIVDDLYEEFTERFVAALGAVSAQDPTSEDTVLGPLSSLAAAERLQQQIDTAVAQGATLLTGGTREGTFFAPTVLADVTAEMDVYREELFGPAAVVYRVADEDAAVALANDTPFGLGSYVFTTDAEQAERVADRIEAGMVYVNLVGADSPELPFGGVKRSGTSRELGLLAAEEFVNKKLIRIG; encoded by the coding sequence ATGACCGATTACGCCGTCGTCAACCCGGCCACGGGCGAGACCGTCGCCAGGTACGACACCTTCACCGACACCCAGATCGAAGACGCCATCGCCCGCGCGGCATCCGCGGCCGGCACCTGGGCGGCGACCGCGCCGGCCGATCGTGCTGCGGTGATCCGGCGCATCGCCCGACTGCACCGCGAGCGCACCGACGAGCTCGCCGCGATCATCGTGCGCGAGATGGGCAAGCCCATCGCCGCCGCCGTCGGCGAGGTCGAGTTCGCCGCTGACATCATCGAGTTCTACGCCACCAACATCGAGCAGATCACCGCCGATCAGCAGCTCGCGATCCTCGCGGCGGGCAGCGCCGTCGTGCGACGCGCTCCGCTGGGCGCACTGCTCGGGATCATGCCGTGGAACTTCCCGGCCTATCAGGTCGCACGATTCGCCGCCCCGAACCTGGCGATCGGCAACACCATCATCCTCAAGCACGCACCGCAGTGCCCCGAGTCGGCCGCCGCCATCGAGGCGATCTACCGCGACGCCGGGCTGCCCGACGGCGCCTACGTCAACGTCTACGCCACGAACGAGCAGGCGGCCACGATCATCGCCGACCCGCGCGTGCACGGGGTGTCCGTGACCGGATCCGAGCGCGCCGGCGCCGCGGTCGCCGAAGTCGCCGGGCGCAATCTGAAGAAGGTGGCGCTGGAGCTGGGCGGCTCGGACCCGTTCATCCTGCTCTCCACCGACGATCTGGATGCCGTGGTGCAGAACGCCGTCGACGCGCGGCTGGACAACAACGGCCAGTCCTGCAACGGGGCGAAGCGCTTCATCATCGTCGATGACCTGTACGAGGAGTTCACCGAGCGGTTCGTCGCCGCGCTCGGCGCGGTCTCGGCGCAGGATCCGACCAGCGAGGACACGGTGCTCGGCCCGCTCTCGTCGCTGGCCGCGGCCGAGCGCCTGCAGCAGCAGATCGACACCGCCGTGGCACAGGGTGCGACGCTGCTGACCGGCGGCACCCGCGAGGGCACGTTCTTCGCCCCGACCGTTCTCGCCGACGTCACTGCCGAGATGGACGTGTACCGCGAGGAGCTGTTCGGCCCCGCAGCCGTCGTCTACCGGGTCGCTGACGAGGATGCCGCCGTCGCCCTCGCCAACGACACCCCCTTCGGCCTGGGGTCGTACGTCTTCACGACGGATGCCGAGCAGGCCGAGCGCGTGGCGGACCGGATCGAGGCGGGCATGGTCTACGTGAATCTGGTCGGCGCCGACAGCCCGGAGCTGCCCTTCGGCGGCGTGAAGCGCAGCGGCACCTCCCGCGAGCTCGGACTGCTGGCAGCCGAGGAGTTCGTCAACAAGAAGCTCATCCGCATCGGCTGA